Part of the Sorghum bicolor cultivar BTx623 chromosome 1, Sorghum_bicolor_NCBIv3, whole genome shotgun sequence genome, TAGATGAAATAACTCTGGCAATCTGTCAAGGATGCAGAACTTCTATCATCGTTGCAAATTCACCCTTTACTTATTTGAAAGTATGCACATGCACAGAAGAAATGATAAGCaaaaattacacagtttgccaacCACTGCGTATGTTGTATGACTCAAACAAGATGGAGGGCTACAGGGATGGACATAGACAAATAAATGCCTATTACAAGATGGTACAGTTCATCATTTCTGCCAGAAATGAAAATGTAGAACATGACACCCCTTTAATTTCCACGTATCAATAATAGAAGCACTAAAGAGTAATTAAAGATAGATAGTAGGTAAAATTCTTTTAAAAATAGCAGCTACTATACCACGAGAGCAAAGCTGCAACCAAATTTGTAGGATCCATCTGGACATGTGTTGTATTCAAGTTAAATTCATCTAATCATCTACGTTCAAAAGTTCATCTAATCATCCATACTAGGACATACGGTAATTTAAATTGCTTTTTTAGACACACAGCAGTCCTATATTCAGATACTTTGAATAAATTCTTATATTGCCCTTACACCATGTGCACCACCCCAAACATGACCCTGCACTAGCTGAACTCACTGAAAAAACCAATCTACTATCGTGACATTTTTTAGGCATAGAAAATATATTTGAGTTGGCACATTTAAAATAGCATGGGACTTGAGGTTTCCTTCTCTAGCAGAGGAAACAAAAACATAAAAACTGCAGGAGAAAATGGACAGAAAATTGAAGAGAACAGTCCTGACCACTTACTAGTTAGCCATAGGAGCACAAGCTAGGTAAGCTATGACcattaagcacaaacaagtGCTCAGCTGGCAGCTGTTATGACTGATCCATGACACGAATACTTCAAATTGAAGCAATGAAGGGATGCAGCTACATGAACAGAAGTAATACCATagatttttggtatttttaaaGTCAATATAAGATATAACAGAATGGAAATTCATGTTCAACCAATCCAGTATGTACACAAACACCAGGATGCAAATACAACAATTGTTCTCTCTACCTACAATATTGACAAAGATTGATTTCCCCAAAACATTCATTGCTATTCCTTTCTTGAAGGTTTGCACTTGTGCGTTTGACCTAATTTGGTTGCAAAGCTTACTCCAAGATGTTTGCTCATAGCCATCTCTTAATAATTCTTAAATGAGACAAAGGAAGGGGGAATGCTAGGCCTTCATTTACATCAAAAGCCCCAAGAAATTATAATCTGGGTTCCATTCTTACACTAGCCCTAGTTCTTCAGTGCTATCAATTGAAAACTTGTTACCAAGGAAAACTGTGCTCAGCCACTACGGGACTGCGACGAACTCGCTGGCTGACCAAAACAGCCAAATAGATTCCTAAGTAGGCGGCGAATCCGACCTTCACCACCATCCACTTGTCCTTCTCCCTCTGGCCATGTCACCCGCCTCGGCCCAACCCCGTTACTGAAGCCGCCATCCAGCTCCGTGTAGACGACCGGGAGCTGCTCTCTAGGCCCACCGGCGAACCTGCCTACGGCAAATCCACCGCGTGGAAGTCGCCATATGGTGAGCCCAGCATCCGCCTCCGCATCTGGGGTGGCTGCGGCCGGAAGCTCTTGGCGACAGACGGGGCAGGAGTTGCGGAGCGAGAGCCAGGGAAGGATGCAGTCCTGGTGGTAGACGTGCTTGCACGGCATCTCCCGGCCGGCGGCGCCGGGCTCAAAGGCCTCCTGGCACACGGCACAGTGAGCACCACCTCCGGCGACCGTCACCGACGGCATGGACTCCACCGCAGCCTTCGACGCCGGCGGACGCGGAGCCGCCGCCTCCAGCCGCGAGAACTGGTC contains:
- the LOC8081514 gene encoding E3 ubiquitin-protein ligase RDUF2, which codes for MESSPVSYWCYSCSRFVRVSPSTVVCPECDGGFLEQFTQPPPRGGGGSGRRGTMNPVIVLRGGSLSGFELYYDDGAGEGLRPLPGDVQHLLMGSGFHRLLDQFSRLEAAAPRPPASKAAVESMPSVTVAGGGAHCAVCQEAFEPGAAGREMPCKHVYHQDCILPWLSLRNSCPVCRQELPAAATPDAEADAGLTIWRLPRGGFAVGRFAGGPREQLPVVYTELDGGFSNGVGPRRVTWPEGEGQVDGGEGRIRRLLRNLFGCFGQPASSSQSRSG